In the Quercus lobata isolate SW786 chromosome 5, ValleyOak3.0 Primary Assembly, whole genome shotgun sequence genome, one interval contains:
- the LOC115990662 gene encoding probable LRR receptor-like serine/threonine-protein kinase At1g53440 — translation MPLTELKGLDLQIGFFTYRQIKAATNNFNVANKIGEGGFGSIYKNAFFLFLMQAILFDGTIIVVKQLSSKSKQGSREFVNEIGIIFGLQHPNLVRLYGCCMEGKQLLLVYEYMENNSLAHVLFGLADGQLKLDWSARQKICVGIVRGPGFLHEESTLKIVHRDIKSTNTLLDQDLNPKISDFGLAKLDEEENTHISTRIARTIGYKAPEYALWGYLTYKADVYSFGVVALEIVGGKNNVKYRPNENFVSLLDWAIVLQQKGNLMELVDLELGLEFNKEDVLRMIKVILLCTNPSLVLRPTMTSVVSMLEGKTVVDELAWDPSIYGHEWSFGAFRDQFGQNPRPSSMETHSLIQLSIATWNSSSSTSAQDLYSINLGSR, via the exons ATGCCTTTGACAGAGTTAAAAGGATTAGATTTACAAATCGGTTTTTTTACATATAGACAAATAAAAGCTGCCACTAATAACTTCAATGTTGCCAACAAGATTGGGGAAGGTGGTTTTGGATCAATTTACAAG AATGCATTTTTTCTATTCTTGATGCAAGCTATTCTATTTGATGGTACTATAATTGTAGTTAAACAACTTTCATCAAAATCAAAGCAAGGAAGCCGTGAGTTTGTGAATGAAATAGGCATAATATTTGGTTTACAACATCCTAATCTTGTTAGATTGTATGGATGTTGTATGGAAGGAAAACAACTATTGTTGGTATATGAGTACATGGAAAACAATAGCCTTGCACATGTTTTGTTTG GTCTTGCGGATGGCCAGTTAAAATTGGATTGGTCTGCAAGGCAGAAGATATGTGTTGGCATAGTGAGAGGTCCAGGTTTCTTGCATGAGGAATCAACACTTAAAATTGTTCATAGAGACATCAAATCTACTAATACGTTGCTTGACCAAGACCTCAACCCTAAGATCTCTGACTTTGGTTTGGCCAAGCTAGACGAAGAGGAGAACACCCACATTAGCACTAGAATTGCTAGAACAAT AGGCTACAAGGCGCCAGAATATGCATTATGGg GTTATTTAACCTACAAAGCCGACGTTTATAGTTTTGGAGTTGTTGCATTGGAAATTGTTGGAGGGAAGAACAACGTGAAATATCGACCAAATGAGAACTTTGTATCCCTTCTAGATTGG GCCATCGTTTTACAACAGAAAGGAAATTTGATGGAGTTGGTAGATTTAGAATTGGGTTTAGAGTTCAATAAGGAAGATGTACTTAGAATGATTAAAGTAATTTTATTATGTACTAATCCATCACTAGTGCTTAGGCCAACTATGACTTCCGTAGTAAGCATGCTTGAAGGCAAAACAGTTGTTGATGAATTGGCTTGGGATCCAAGTATTTATGGTCATGAATGGAGTTTTGGAGCCTTTAGAGACCAATTTGGTCAGAACCCACGACCAAGCTCAATGGAAACTCATAGCCTAATTCAATTATCAATTGCAACATGGAATAGCTCTTCTTCTACATCAGCCCAGGATCTCTATTCCATCAATCTTGGCTCTAGGTAA